The Notolabrus celidotus isolate fNotCel1 chromosome 6, fNotCel1.pri, whole genome shotgun sequence nucleotide sequence gcaaTCTGTTATTCAGCCTTAATatattgtgtgcatgtgttgagCCTCTGATGGTTTTGAGCAGCAAATGAATGTGCATTTTGTCAACCATGGGTATGTGATGTTACCTGAAGGCTTGTGACAGTGAGCCTGCGGGCCTCGTCTGACAGTGTTGCAATTGGAACGATGAATGGGCTGTCAGGGATGTGTTCATTGTTGAATTTGATTGACACCTCATAGTcacctgtggagcagacaggttattaactttcaccatcaaacaaactgaaggaaatgatgaaaaaatgaCTTCAAAGCTGGGTAGTTTAGCGACTGCAAACACTCATATAgcataaaataaggaacattgTTCAGTCCCATGCATTGAAGTCCTACCTGGTTCTTTAACAATGTAGGAGACACCACAGGAACCATCCTTCCTGTCTTCAAAAGAGATTTCTGCCTTACTTGGACCCTCTACTGCAATAGATAGACCACCAGCACCTGCTTCTCTGGTCCAGATGCTAAACTCAGCTGTGATGGAGGAAATCCGAATTAGATGGAGCTTTATCTCTGATTAATGatttatttgcaaaaacagttccTCCCAAAATGCATATATCCACTCAGTGAACTCACAGGGTGCTCCAGCCACGCCTCTCTCAAGACCAGGTCCACCTGCACGGACCTTGTGTGCTCCACCCTCTCCCATGGGTCCCACAGTAAACTGGAAGGGGCTCCCAGGGACATGTTGACCTCTGTACTTGACGTTTACAGTGTGGGGTCCCATTTCCTGGGGGATGAAGCGCACACTGTAGGTGCTGCTGCCTCCGTCCACAATGTCGGCGTCTGCTGTTTTCCCACTCGGGCTGGTCACCTGAGCCGTCATGGCTTGGGAGCCGCTTTCAACTGGACCTGCCAAAGCATCACGGAAGATGTATTAAAATCAAGAATCAAGTAGAAGATGTATCAATTAAGCACATTTCAAGAATCTGAAGGCATTACAAGGCTCTCACCCTCAGGTCTGGCGGCGATGCCAGCGAAGCTAGTGAGACTCTCTCTACCGAGGAAATCTCCAAACACATCTCTGAAGGGACTTCCTCCCCCGCCCAGCTGGGTGCTCTCCTCCACTCGTACCTCCCTCTTGGTCTCTCCCCCGCGTGTTTTGCTGATCTCTGTGCGCTCAGTGCGGGTGTAGGTGTGGCTGCTGCGGGTGAACGTCCTGGTCAGCCTCTCCTGAGCTGAAACCATCTGGAACCAGTTTCCTACAGCGAGGAGGAAGCGGTGAGAATACAAAGATGAGTTttcagcaggtttttttttttttgaggatgGTTGACCCCTGCCCTTTAAAACACTTGTGTCTGACTTATGTGCTTACCTGGGATCTTGAGGTTAAGGCCACATGTGCTGCCCACTGATGCAATAGAAGACGCCTGTCTCTTTCTAGTAATACTCTCCTTCATTCTTCCTTCTCCAGTTACTTTCACTGTGAAAGGACTTCCTGGAGAGCACAAATATGTTAACAGTTAATAAGAGTGAAGCATTTAGTTAGAAAGTGTTTACCAATTAATTTAAAATTcaccttattttattatttctataatATCAAAGTAAAAGACTCTGACCTGGGATGTGCTTTTCAGCAAACTTGATGTTAACAGTGTAACTCCCAGGCTCTGTTGGACAGTAGGTCACTCTGCATGTCCCGTCCTCTACATCTTCACAGTTGATATCAACTTTGCTCGGACCCTCAACTGACAATGCTAGACCTCCATAACCTAATgggaaaagtgaaaaaagaagcaaagaggttttaaataaaTAGTCCCCCTTGTATTTTTTTCCTGACAGTGATTGTCATTAcgttaaaacaaacaacatctgaAACCTACCTGCATTTCTTGTATCCACAAAGAACTCAGCCATTTCAAAAGTATGTGCCTCCACCAGACCTTTTCCAAAAACTTTCACTCTGCTGGCCTCACCAATCTCTGACTGACCAACCATGATTTTGAAAGGGCTGTTGGCCACGTGCATGCCGTTCTTCCTCACGCTTACTTCGTGCTCGCCCACCTCCTTAGGGGTGAAAGAGATACCTGGGAATGTAAAGAAGATAGAGAGGTAAAAATAAggacaaaaaatgaaacattaaatgCATCAAACAGTGTCTTATCTTTTccactcttccttttttttttctctatctgAGAAGTGAATATCTCACCAAGGTGTCTGTTGGGCAGTCTCTTGAGCAGGCAGGGCTCCTCATTGCCTGATGGAGCTCTGATACTGGCTGATAGAGAGCTCAGATCTGTCTCTGCAATCTTCAGGGACACGTCAGCTGCTGTGCCGACGTTCAGCTGGGATGTTCTGGTTATGGAGTCATCCCCTATACATGAAAAAAGGCAATTTAGATGTTTGTCAACCCCTAAAAAACTAATTTATGATATACACATCCCCACAAATTGAGCCGAGCTGTACAAAAATAGTCTGAAATGATTTATTTCCCCACCTGTGATCTTAGCAGTAAAGGGACTGCCAGAAATGTGCTTGTTGTCAAACTTGACAATGATGTTGTAGTCTCCGGGAGCTGTGGGCAGATAGGACACAGTGCAGGTGCCATCTTTGTTGTCCTTACAGGTGATCTCGGCCTTAGAGGGACCCTCAACTGCCAGGGACAGACCACCTGAgagggaggaaacacacagTCTCACTTTTCTGCAGTTTTGTGTTGACAGCAGTGAATTGAATCATTATAATCCACTTTGAAGTTGCTGTAAATGTAATACCTTCTCCTGCATTCTTGGTGACCACAGTGAACGTGGCAGCCTTGTTGACCATGCCGTAACTCAGTCCTGGACCATAGGCAGTCACTACCCCGCTGTTTACAGCATCCACAAAGAACTGCAGAGGGCTTCCTATAGAGGGATATTTGAAAAGAATGTACAAAGTCAGAACTTAATAAAATAGCAGAATATCCTGTAATTAACTGGGGTTGTTTTAGAGAAATGTACACCTCCTCTTTAGTATTTCTAACCTGGAATGTGGTTGCCTTCATATTTAATGTCCATCTCATGCAGGCCTCTCTCTGTGGGCTGGTACTTGATTGTGATGGTGCCGTCCTTATTGTCAGTGATATGAGGGCGGGCAGTCTTGCCTGAAGGCATCCGCACCTCACCTGGAAACAAGTCCAATTTTGTTAAATGTCAGTGAGCTTAACAAGacgttttctgtgtgtgtcgtTTCTGTTTGAGCAGAGTTAGTCACACCTGTGATTTCTCCTTGCTGCGGCGTGAAGGGGACGAGGAAGTTAACAGGACGGAAGAGAGGATCCACAGTATCCCGGGGGACAACTGGCTCATTTGTGGCCTGTCAATACAAAGAGAAGATAAATTGTTGGTTTCATATGACTAAATGTCAGGAGAAGGGTGCATCCAGCACTAACCAGCAGCCGTTTAAAGTCTCTTTTACTCACCACCACCTGGAAGGGGCTCTTAGGGATGTTCTGTCCCCCAAAGCGGATCGTAATAACATATTTTCCAGGTTCGGGAGCGGTGTAGTAAATGTCAAAGGTCCCATCATGATTCTCCACCACATCCATGTCTACCTCCATCCCCTGTGGGGTGAGCACCTTACAGGTCACCTTGCCTTTCCCAGCAGCCTTTGCATCCACAGTGATTACTGTATCCTCTGAGGTCTGCAGCTTCTGAAGGCTTGCTGTTTGGGTGAAAAGAGATACAGAAGATATGAGGAAATGAGGGAGATAAAGGCAtggttttaatattttgtcCACACTTTGCATAAGTGACAGCATCGTCTTTGTTACTCAcagacgctgtgtcctccgatTGAAACTGGAAAGAAACAAATTCAAGTTTTATTACGGATATAATACATAAATTAGATTTCCTCAATTTATGGATCCATAATGTTTCTCTTACCTGTGACACGACATTTGCTGGCATCTCCTGTAGGAAGAGACTGGATGTTGTACGGGGAATAAGGGATCTCGTCCCCGCCATATTTAATGGTGATGGTGTAAGGGCCTGTAGAGTCAGGCACATAGGAAACAGTGTAGGTGCCATCCCTGTTGTCCTGGATTGTTGCGTTCTTCGGCTTGCCCTCTGGGTCCTATCATGAGATAGTAACCAGTTATTTTAGATGCTGACTCACGCTTCTGAAATGATCATGCAGAAAGTAGCAAAACCCACCAGAATCTGCACAGTGAGCAGTCCCTCTCCAGCGTCACGGGCATCAATGGTGAACTCCACTGGCAGGCTTGCAGACACACCTTTTTTGTCTAGACCAGGACCACTTGCGCGTACCTTACTGGCGTCATGCCCGGGCTGAGACATTACCTTGAAAGGACtgttgaagaaggagagagtGTCATGAGTAATTACTAAACCCAGTCCTACGAAAGAGAGAAGTGGGAGCAGTAAAATTGCTGAACTAcacacttctttttaaaagCAGTCAGACAGAGCAGGACTTTAATTAAGACATCTGCACATACTGCCTGGTTTTAATTCACACTGTACCTGTGTGGGACCTCTTGATCTGCATACTTGACAGCTACAGTGTAAGGGCCATCCTGGGCTGGGGTGTAATGCACTGTGTGGGTGCCATCACCATTGTTCTTTACACCAACTGGCTCCACTGTACCTAAAAAATGAGACAGTATGGAAGTTATACATAATAATAAGCTAGCAAAAAAACAGGTGTGAGATTTCAGTGCTGTCAGCTTGCTCTTACCTGATGGGCCGTAGAGTTTGACATCCAGTGGGGCCTGTCCTGCCTTGGTACAGTCTACTGTGAAAGTCTGAGGAACGTGGGCTCTCACTCCAGCACCCAAACCTGGACCGGAGCACTTCACCTTGCTGGCGTCCACAGGGTCCCTGACAGGTACACGGAACGGACTGCCAGGGATGGGCTGACCTCCGTAGTTAATGTTAACATCATACTCTCCAGGGGTGTAGGGGATGTACTCCACACTGCAGCTGCcgtctttgttgtctttgcaggATATTTTTGCCTCTGATGCTCCCTCAATGGTCAGGCCCAGGCCTCCTGTACCAGCACCCCTAAGACAGAAGCCAGTACCTTTAGTTTACTGCACATATTTGAATTCCATTGCTACAAGTGTCTCCTTCAAATCACTCAATCAAGATCATACAGTACCTGGTCTCCACTGTGAAGAAATTGGGCTTGTTGGTAATTCCTCCCTCTAGACCTGGCCCAAAGGCACGAACTCGGGTTGGATCACATCCCTCCACCACGTTCACCCTGAAGGGACTCTTTGGAACAGGAGCATCGTCATACAGCACCTCGATCAGATGCATTCCTGCACGCGAACAGTTGCATTAGAACATTATCTGATGCCTCACATCTCAAAGCAAgaaaatattttctgtttttgctaCTTCTTTTAAATTACAGGCCAGAGAAAGTCCCTTTtaggaaaataaacatttgtttatttataaaagaaGCCATCTAGAGCGCAGAAGCGCTATTCCCTGTTCATTAGTCTGTTACAACATTTTTCTAACAGAGCCCTCTCAGTAGGCCTATATGCCAGATTCCCAGCCCGCACTGGTCTGATATTAGAGCATGTCTGGTGGTGGAGAAATGCTCTGTGATCTCTTTGCTTTGTGTTATAGGTCTCTATTAATATCCCCTGTCACTCCCCTGCTGTATAGCTGTGTGCAGGCAGCCTTCAGCACACATACCTGCCTGGTTAAGAGCTTCTGTTCCAGAGCACCCTATTTATAAAACAGAGCCAGTCTGCCTCCCTGCTCTCTGCCCCTCACATCATTGCTCCAATGCATCACTCTGTATTTAtacccctctctccttctttcttttccctctctcctgcttTATTCCCAAATGGCACTCAACACCAGCACCTGTTAGCAACTTCTGCCTGTCTTGTTCAGGCAGCTTGTCTatgtacatttctttttctttatgttcacattatgtttgtttctgttgtatTTCTGTCGTAGATCTTAAACACATTATTGTCTCTTCAACTTAAGATCCTTTCCTGTGTGAGTTATTATACTCTATGGTaataacagtaaaaaatattgttcTCCTACCATCCTCAAATGTAGTGTACTCCACTCTGTAGGTGCCGTCTCCTTTGTCAGTGATGTAGGTGTCTGTGTTGGCGCCTGAGGGGTTGATAACATGAACCTTAACATGATTTCCTCCAGCCTTGTTGAGGGCGCGGGCATCAACGATGAAGTGGGTTGTGACTTCTCTGAGAACCCCTGGAAACAAAAAAGCCCTTCAGGGGATTTGTTCACAAAGATAAACAAGACCATGTTGACCTAGTCATCATAAGACCTGAGATGTCAGAGTTTTGGAACAGATCTAGGAGCTGCCATTGAGCCTGTACAAAAAAGCAATATTGACTAAGAAAATCTACTTTTTATCATTCATTATTAtctaatattttttgttttggttaatGAATCTTCCTACTTGATAGCAATTAGTAAAGTGCTAAAAAATGTCAATTTAAAATAGTTACGAGTCTACGCAGCTGTGAAGCTGTGCGAGCAAATAGGCAGTTTGATTGAAAAAAGTACTTTAATTGCTTCTCTCACTAGCAATTCATCAATAAACACACTAATTCTAACACTTGGGAATTTTTATGTTAAGCTTGACTTCTCGGTCTGGTTACCTCTGGGCTCCACTCCTGGTCCATAAACATGCACCCCAGTGGTGTCGACTGAGGGCTCAACCTGGAGGACCTTGGGAAACTGGGGAATCATGGAACCACCATATTTGATAGTGATGGTGTGTGTGCCATGGAAGGAGGGGATGTACGTGACAGAGAAGGTCCCTTCTGCAGTCTTCTGGATGTGCACTTCAGCCTTAACCCCGGTCTCTGACACAATCTCAATGGTGAGCTCAGCCTCTCCCGCCCGAGTGCAGTCCACAGTGAAGGTAGCTGGCTCTCCTGCCTTGGCCCTCTCAAGTCCAGGCCCACTGGCTGTTACCTTGCTGGGGTCCAGGGCTGAGCGCACTGGGGCTTTGAAGGGAGAACCGGGGATGTGCTTCTCAGCAAACAAGATGTTGATGGCGTACTCCCCTGGCTCAGTGGGCAGGTAGTTCACTGAGCAGGTACCATCACCATTATCCTGGCACTCAATCTTTGCCTCACAGGGACCCTCCACCGTCAGGCCCAGTCCACCTGCACCAGCTCCCTTCGTGTCAATGGTGAATGGAGCTGGTTTGCCTACAATGCCTCCCTTCAGGCCTGGGCCATAGGCTCGCACCTATGATGCAAAAACCATGTCAGAATTTCACTCAGACAATTTCCAAATTCTGTTCAGAAACTTGAAAGTTTGCATGTTGTGTGGCATGAAGTTCAGAGTGGAGAACTACACTCAGCTCTTATGAACTCTTACCTTTGAGGGATCGGCAGGCATGACTGCTTCAACCCCAAAGGGACTTCCCATCACTGGGTTGCCATCATAGCTGACATCAACCTTGTACTGCCCCTCCTCTGGGGGAATGTACTTAACACTGTGAGTGCCTTTGGCTTTGTCTGACTCCAGCTTGCATGGGATTGGTCGGCCAGAGGGTGAGGTCATCTTCACACCTACATTGCCCTGCCCACCAGCGCCCTTTGTGTTAACTGTGAACTCCTGATCCTTTCCGACTTCCACTTCTGCAGGAAAGATTAAACACTTCAACTCTTGCAATTCGACATGgtgaatacaaaaatataacacTAGGTGCATttattaaatacaaacacatcatTATGTGTATGTAACTTACTGTTCTCTAATCCCTCCACTTTGACCTTTCCAATATCCAGAGGTGGAGCCACTGTGATGTTAAAGGGGCTCTTGGGAACGGGATCCCCTCCATGAGTGACTGAAATTGCCATGTTACCCTGAAAATGCACAAGAGAAAGAATGAATTGGAGGCGCTGTCATGAATAATCTCTTCCCTGCTGTGATGTTAATGGACTTCAAACAAAGGCCTACTGTACCTGTTGAAGAGCCGTGTACTTGACAGTGTAGGAGTAATCGTGGTTATCGATGATCTCAAAGTCACGAACCGCCTCTCCTTGGCCTGATGCTGCAAAATGCACCTCGGGCTTGGCCTTACCAGCTCCCTTTGTGTAGATGGTGAAGTGGGTTGGAGTGCCCACCTccacacctgaaacacacatgtGTTTGTTAGTGCTACCCATCCTAGTCAGACCAAAGCTTTTGTATGACATCAAAGTATGGTAGTGGGTGTTTGTTTCAAACACAGATCTCTATGAATGTAATATCTGTGGTGTTTGTGCTACCTCCTGTTCTTAGTCAGTGGATCTCACCTGTTTTGTTGAGTCCAGGACCTTCTGCTCTCACTTTGCCCGCATCATGGGAAGGATCCACTTTGACTTTGTATGGACTGACAGGAATTtcctaaaaaaattaaataaaaagcaaacaaataaaaaataaagcagccATAAAGCATtacaaaaaaagtcagaataaatCATCATTCCAGAAAACTCATCTCGAAACTGTTCTCATACCTGGTCGGCAAACAGCACCATGATGGTATATTTGCCCGCAGCAGGGGGAGTGTATTTGACAGTAAAGGTGTCATTGTCATTCTTGATAATGTCAAAGTCGATGTCTGCCTCAGCAGGGCCAACCACCCCAGGGGCACACTTGATTCCAATGCTGATGTCCCCTAATGGTGCATAGAAATGAGCACAGTTCACAGAGGTCAGACAGAAGCAGATGATCAGAATAAATAGAAGCTGTCACTCCAATGCCTGGAGCTTTATTTCAAGTGCCTTTCAAAAAACTTCTCTGTACTTTGTTGGCTGAGCTGCACAGATAGACTTATACTCTTCAACACATCTACAGCTCTAACTTCCTTAAAAGTCATTTAAGTCTACAAATGCTCACCTTGACCGGCCTCACCGCAGTCCACAGTGAAGTATGTTGGCTCATTAGCCTTGAGCCCTGTCTTCTCCACTCCAGGCCCGTAGACTTTGACTTTATCTGGATGAGAACCCTCTCCAACCAGCACCTAATGAATTCACAGCATACTTGAGTCAAAAGCAATTGGTTTAAGTATAACTACTGCAGTCCTCTTACTTTCTGAAGTATCATTCAATTAAGCTTTCCTATTTAAAGTGCAGCATAGTTAtgtatgtgttgtgtttgtgtgtgtgtgtgtgtgtgtgtgtgtgtgtgtgtgtgtgtgtgtgtgtgcgtgtgtgtgtccactgtcATGTGTCTTACTCTGAAGGGACTGCTGGGCACGTTGACCTCCCCccaggtgatgatgatggtgtgtTTGATGGACTTGACAGGAGTGTACACACATAGAAAGGTGCCATCTCCCTTGTCAGTGATTTTGATGTCGATGGTACAGCCTTCGGCGTCCTTTGtgggtaaaaaaaacatgtcagctcTCATGTGTGTGGCCACATGCAATATGAATGATGCAATCCTATGAATAAACGATGAAGTTCTTCATACCTGTGCATAGATCTTGAGGTGACCCTTCCCTGCCATACGGGCATCAATGGTGAATTCAGTTTGTCTGTTCACAATGACGCCGGTTGGCTTAAGACCTGGACCGAAGGCTTTAACCTgcaacatttaattgtttttgtatttatttaaggcAGGGCCCCATGGTTATTTGCTTTATGCTTATAAATACAGTATGTAATTTAGTGAGTGGGAATTACCTTCTCAGGGAAGACATCGTTCACTGCAGGGAGAATGTgagccatgaaagggctgtccTTGATGTCCTCGTCGTCACAGATGACGTGGACAGCATAGTCACCAGGCTCAGTGGGCCAATAGCGCACATCACAAGAGCCATCACCCTTATCATCACACTCAATTTTAGCCTGTGATGGGCCTTCGATGGAGAAGCCTGAACATCACAAGAAATGTAATATTAATACTTTTTGTTCAGAGTCCATGAAAATAACACTCTTCTTTTATCATGTGCACATCGCTCACCTAGTGTTCCAACTTCAGTGCCGATGGCCTCGACCACAAAGTCAGCTGATTTTCCTACCATGCCAGTCTTCAGACCAGGACCCCAGGCCCTCACCTTCTGAAAACCTGCCTCTGGCCCCACCTCCACCTCAAAGGGGCTGCAGCACACAAGAATACACAATGTTACCTCGTGTGAAAGTGAATTTGTTTTGTTAATGATGAGCTAAAGGCAACAAAATAACTGTACCTGCGTGGGATGGGTTGGCCTCCCCAGGTGATGCTGACTGTGTATTTGCCAGGCTTAAGGGGCAAATattcacattcatacacaccgTTTCCTGCATCTTTCACTTGCACTTTCTCCTCTGCTCCAGCTGAACATGAATAATAGAAACAATATAGATTATTTTCAAGTCAAAGGGACATTTTATGCATTATGCTTTATGTTTTTTCATATTAAAATGGAAAAGCTTTCTTTAAACAAAAACCCAAACAGGAGATCGTTCTTAAAAAGTAGGAGTAATGCTGTTTTCTGACTCACTTGGTCCTTTGACTGAGACGTTCAGCACTCCGCTGCCAGCTCCCTTGGTGAAAACTTTGAAGTCTGCAACCTCCTTTACTCTCACGCCTTTAGGCTGAAGGCCTCTGCCTGTAGCTCTGCAGGCATTTGGGTTCATGGCTGAAAAGAATAACAACGAGTGTGAAAGAGGAATATTTAGTAAAGCAAAAAGCAACTGAGAGTAGCCAGCAGTTGACAGCAATGTTAGTAGCAAAGTCTGGAAAATATCCAATTCATGTGGGATTCCTTAAAGGCTGACTGACAGAACCTGTAAATGAGAATGATGCTTTTTGCTGCACATACAGCACAAAGTGCAGCACATTGAAAGGGATATTGACACATTTGAGAGCACCAAGGGAGCTTCTGACAACATTTCAGTCACTCTGAAATGTTGACTGCAGGCTTTAACTCAATGCTGGCTGATGCAAATTTGGACaagataaaacaaacatgtcaacAGCACAAGCAAAGATATttaacagaacagaacaaagtCGACAGAAATGCAGCGTGGGACAATCCGTGAGGTATTTCTAACAACATCGCACCTCATAGCTCGCTGAACATAACTAAACCATCAAGCTGCAAGATGCAAGAACAAGGAGCAGGCTTCCAAGCACGGCACTCAGCCGAGGCACCATGTCTTAGAGAGCAACGCAGATTGGTATCTGCGGCGTAAGAGAAGGTTCAGGGGAATCTGGCTGAGCATTGGGCAGAGGCTTCTCCCAGCAAGCTATACTAACTTGGACGGCCAGGTTTTGTGGGGGGTATCCCCTTCCCACCCGTCGCTCTGGGAGGGGAGAGCACTGACTGTGGGACTATCTGCAGTGGGGCTCCCACAGGAGGAGCAATTTGTGGAGCTAGAAATGACAGATAGGAAGGGTTATGGTCTAAACTTGGAGGCTGTTCCcagggaaaataaaataactgtaTTTTGTGGTAGATAGTTCACCCTGACACTAACTGCACAGGCAGGAAATCAGATTTGGATGACAGTAATTTACAGCACAGACAGATGGCTCACCCTCTGCGATGTTGACAGTAAAAGGGCTCTTGGGAATCTCCTGGCCTGCAAACAGGACATGGATCTTGTGGGGTCCCTCCAGCACGGGACGATAAGTACAACGAAAAACGCTGTCGCCCTTGTTTTCCAGGATGAGCTCAACTGTGTCCTTTTTGCCTTGAGGGTCAACGATGACCACACTGACATCACCATTACCTGCACCTGGAAGTGAGAAGTAAAGTTATCACAAGTAATGGTAGATGTTGTGGCTTTAGTCATCCAAAGGGTTTCAACATCCCATACTAACCAGCTGTATAGATGTCAAAATAGGTGGGCTTGTTGGCAACATTTCCTGTAGGGTCCAGACCTGGTCCCCTAGCATGGACTTTATTGGGGTCACCCAAGTCCTTTGCTACATTCACAGTGTAAGGGCTTTTGTCAATGTCCTGACCAGCAAACAGCACTTTGACCTAAGAGGGTAAAAGTAAGAGAACTTTAGGCCTTCTTTTGATGTGGCATGGTACGTGTGAATGTGAtgtacaacataaaaacaaataacttgATCTTACCTTGTGAACAccttcaacttttggaacataGGTGACTGTGTAGGTTCCACATTTGTCCTTGTTGGGTTTAACTTTAGCCTAGAGAAGAGCAAGGCAAAGTTAGAGTTGATACAACTTTGAGCGAGATTTACTGAGCTGGAATGCACTCCGTGACCCTTTGGTCCATCAAATGTAACATGCCTCCTCTTTGTATCCCTCAGGATCCTCCACATAGACCAGGACCTCACCACTGCCAGCCTCCAGAGTCTCCACAGTAAACACAGCTGGTCTCAGCACCTTGTTGCCATGTGGTTCAATACCTGGAGTCACAAAGTGGCACAACAACAAAATGGTATTTAAAGTTTCATAAAAGTAAGGCACTTAAAATACTGCAAAGacttttttctgtcatttgtcTGCCATATGAAGAGTTATGAACCCTGCAGGTGTTTAAGGGCTACCCACCAGGTCCGTAGGCTTTGGCCTTGTCTGGGAAAAGCTGTTTGGACTTGAGAGGAGCTCCAGGCTTCAGCTTTGCCTTGGGGAACTGGGACAGGTAAGTCATCACTGAGTGCTCATCCACATCTGGGTCCACAATCTCCTCAGGGGCAATCACCTACAGCACAGAAAGATGACCAGCACAACAGGGGTTAAACAAACTTGCGAGTATCTGGCgtgtaaacaacatggaggataaaGTTGAGTTTTTCTGTAACCACTTGCAACAACTATGACCACAAAAAACACCATAAGCTGATGAATGTTTACAATGactgtgttttcatttgttagAAGGGATAGTTGGCTCTTAATACCAATTTCCTTTATTAAGCTAAGTGCAATGGGATTAAACAAGGATTAAACTTAGTTATTCCCAGAACCTCTGACTCCTTTCTCCCTTTCAGTTTGCCCGCCTATCACACAGTGGCACAAAGCCATGCTCCACGTTGGTTATATTTAACCCCAGGACAGCAGGGTTAAGGATTGTTGCCTTCAGTAAGCCATGCAGGGGGGGATTTATCCTGAGCCAGACCTCTCCCACATCTCCTCAACACCACCACACTGGAATCTAGCCCCCCAGCTCTGCAGAGCCATGACATAAACCCTGCGGCTATCCCACCAATGCTAAGCCACATGGAGAGGAGCTAACCCTGTGTCTTagacaaacaagtaaacaagctACATAGTGCACATTACATGACGAAGACTCAGAGTTGCACAAAAGGGACTGGAAATATCACACTCTGGCTCTGTTCACATTGTTATTCTGAGCAGCATGTTTCATATTTACACGTATGTTTC carries:
- the LOC117814556 gene encoding filamin-C-like produces the protein MMSNNYSEDQLPPQYYQGTEFGEEEDDEMPATEKDLAEDAPWKKIQQNTFTRWCNEHLKCVNKTISDLQREFTDGLKLISLLEVLSQKKMYRKHHIRPNFRQMKLENVSVALEFLDREHIKLVSIDSKAIVDGNLKLILGLIWTLILHYSISMPMWDDDDDEETKKMTPKQRLLGWIQNKVPQLPINNFNRDWRDGKALGALVDNCAPGLCPDWAEWDPNKPVQNAREAMQQADDWLGVPQVIAPEEIVDPDVDEHSVMTYLSQFPKAKLKPGAPLKSKQLFPDKAKAYGPGIEPHGNKVLRPAVFTVETLEAGSGEVLVYVEDPEGYKEEAKVKPNKDKCGTYTVTYVPKVEGVHKVKVLFAGQDIDKSPYTVNVAKDLGDPNKVHARGPGLDPTGNVANKPTYFDIYTAGAGNGDVSVVIVDPQGKKDTVELILENKGDSVFRCTYRPVLEGPHKIHVLFAGQEIPKSPFTVNIAEAMNPNACRATGRGLQPKGVRVKEVADFKVFTKGAGSGVLNVSVKGPTGAEEKVQVKDAGNGVYECEYLPLKPGKYTVSITWGGQPIPRSPFEVEVGPEAGFQKVRAWGPGLKTGMVGKSADFVVEAIGTEVGTLGFSIEGPSQAKIECDDKGDGSCDVRYWPTEPGDYAVHVICDDEDIKDSPFMAHILPAVNDVFPEKVKAFGPGLKPTGVIVNRQTEFTIDARMAGKGHLKIYAQDAEGCTIDIKITDKGDGTFLCVYTPVKSIKHTIIITWGEVNVPSSPFRVLVGEGSHPDKVKVYGPGVEKTGLKANEPTYFTVDCGEAGQGDISIGIKCAPGVVGPAEADIDFDIIKNDNDTFTVKYTPPAAGKYTIMVLFADQEIPVSPYKVKVDPSHDAGKVRAEGPGLNKTGVEVGTPTHFTIYTKGAGKAKPEVHFAASGQGEAVRDFEIIDNHDYSYTVKYTALQQGNMAISVTHGGDPVPKSPFNITVAPPLDIGKVKVEGLENKVEVGKDQEFTVNTKGAGGQGNVGVKMTSPSGRPIPCKLESDKAKGTHSVKYIPPEEGQYKVDVSYDGNPVMGSPFGVEAVMPADPSKVRAYGPGLKGGIVGKPAPFTIDTKGAGAGGLGLTVEGPCEAKIECQDNGDGTCSVNYLPTEPGEYAINILFAEKHIPGSPFKAPVRSALDPSKVTASGPGLERAKAGEPATFTVDCTRAGEAELTIEIVSETGVKAEVHIQKTAEGTFSVTYIPSFHGTHTITIKYGGSMIPQFPKVLQVEPSVDTTGVHVYGPGVEPRGVLREVTTHFIVDARALNKAGGNHVKVHVINPSGANTDTYITDKGDGTYRVEYTTFEDGMHLIEVLYDDAPVPKSPFRVNVVEGCDPTRVRAFGPGLEGGITNKPNFFTVETRGAGTGGLGLTIEGASEAKISCKDNKDGSCSVEYIPYTPGEYDVNINYGGQPIPGSPFRVPVRDPVDASKVKCSGPGLGAGVRAHVPQTFTVDCTKAGQAPLDVKLYGPSGTVEPVGVKNNGDGTHTVHYTPAQDGPYTVAVKYADQEVPHSPFKVMSQPGHDASKVRASGPGLDKKGVSASLPVEFTIDARDAGEGLLTVQILDPEGKPKNATIQDNRDGTYTVSYVPDSTGPYTITIKYGGDEIPYSPYNIQSLPTGDASKCRVTVSIGGHSVSSLQKLQTSEDTVITVDAKAAGKGKVTCKVLTPQGMEVDMDVVENHDGTFDIYYTAPEPGKYVITIRFGGQNIPKSPFQVVATNEPVVPRDTVDPLFRPVNFLVPFTPQQGEITGEVRMPSGKTARPHITDNKDGTITIKYQPTERGLHEMDIKYEGNHIPGSPLQFFVDAVNSGVVTAYGPGLSYGMVNKAATFTVVTKNAGEGGLSLAVEGPSKAEITCKDNKDGTCTVSYLPTAPGDYNIIVKFDNKHISGSPFTAKITGDDSITRTSQLNVGTAADVSLKIAETDLSSLSASIRAPSGNEEPCLLKRLPNRHLGISFTPKEVGEHEVSVRKNGMHVANSPFKIMVGQSEIGEASRVKVFGKGLVEAHTFEMAEFFVDTRNAGYGGLALSVEGPSKVDINCEDVEDGTCRVTYCPTEPGSYTVNIKFAEKHIPGSPFTVKVTGEGRMKESITRKRQASSIASVGSTCGLNLKIPGNWFQMVSAQERLTRTFTRSSHTYTRTERTEISKTRGGETKREVRVEESTQLGGGGSPFRDVFGDFLGRESLTSFAGIAARPEGPVESGSQAMTAQVTSPSGKTADADIVDGGSSTYSVRFIPQEMGPHTVNVKYRGQHVPGSPFQFTVGPMGEGGAHKVRAGGPGLERGVAGAPSEFSIWTREAGAGGLSIAVEGPSKAEISFEDRKDGSCGVSYIVKEPGDYEVSIKFNNEHIPDSPFIVPIATLSDEARRLTVTSLQEKDLKVNQEASFMVQRNGTRGVVDAKVHTPSGSSEECYVTELDSDKNAIRFIPRENGVHSIDVKFNGCHIPGSPFNVRVGDTGLIADPGMVTANGPGLLGGTTGVALEFVVNTCNAGSGTLSVNIDGPSKVKMDCRECPEGYKINYTPMAPGNYLITIKYGGPQHIVGSPFKAKITGARLSGGHSLHETSSVLVETVTKTSKVGGAYSSSSSTTSTIMASDASKVLCRGAGLSKALIGQKNNFTVDCSKAGTNMLMVGVHGPHAPCEDVYVKHMGNKLYNVTYTIKDKGSYTVIVKWGDDNIPGSPYKVVTP